In one uncultured Methanoregula sp. genomic region, the following are encoded:
- a CDS encoding regulator of amino acid metabolism, contains ACT domain protein yields MWSDIIQEFADSPSQSRVVRFLLENGFGVTEDGRISCNGIEMPATAVAKAIRSDRRVVDSTARRILERPMLRDIFLNMRATPDLSKVAESLGFAVITVLPKNANERGIVGAAVRVLSNYNLSIRQIFVTDPEFSEEPKLVIIVEDPLPHGVIEEIRALSQVKQVII; encoded by the coding sequence ATGTGGTCTGATATCATCCAGGAGTTTGCAGACTCCCCGTCCCAGAGCCGGGTCGTGCGTTTTCTCCTTGAAAACGGATTTGGGGTTACTGAAGACGGGCGGATCAGCTGCAATGGCATTGAGATGCCCGCAACAGCCGTGGCGAAAGCCATCCGATCAGACAGGCGGGTCGTGGATTCCACCGCACGACGTATTCTCGAACGTCCGATGCTCCGGGATATTTTTCTTAACATGAGGGCAACCCCGGACCTTAGCAAAGTCGCCGAGTCGCTCGGTTTTGCGGTCATCACGGTCCTGCCCAAGAATGCAAATGAGCGGGGAATTGTTGGTGCCGCAGTCCGGGTTCTCTCAAATTACAACCTTTCAATCCGTCAGATCTTTGTGACCGACCCGGAATTTTCCGAAGAACCCAAACTGGTTATTATAGTTGAAGACCCTTTACCTCACGGCGTGATTGAAGAGATACGGGCGCTGTCACAGGTAAAACAGGTTATCATCTGA
- a CDS encoding type II toxin-antitoxin system RelE/ParE family toxin has translation MSLYRVKYTHRADRDLEKLPPEIARKVVSAIYDIKEDPYQFIKKMRASNPNHPVFSLRVRRDVRALLSIHDDVLIIHVLEIDYRKQAYRDF, from the coding sequence ATGAGCCTGTACCGGGTGAAGTATACCCATCGTGCAGACCGTGATCTGGAAAAATTACCTCCCGAGATTGCCCGAAAGGTTGTCAGCGCAATTTACGATATCAAAGAGGATCCGTATCAGTTCATTAAAAAGATGAGGGCATCAAACCCCAACCACCCGGTGTTCTCTCTTCGGGTCCGTAGGGATGTTCGTGCCCTGCTCTCAATCCATGATGATGTCCTTATCATTCATGTTCTTGAAATCGACTACCGGAAACAGGCATACCGGGATTTCTAA
- a CDS encoding antitoxin VapB family protein: MQAASSIYIREDLKTQLNNLKRNPKESYNDVIERLVNLTVDDEPLSADAIKGLEEGLADIKKGNLISEEDIKKKYGVK, from the coding sequence ATGCAGGCAGCCAGTTCAATTTACATCCGGGAAGACCTCAAAACCCAGTTGAACAACCTAAAACGTAACCCGAAGGAATCATACAACGACGTTATCGAGCGCTTGGTGAATCTTACCGTAGATGATGAACCACTCAGTGCTGATGCGATCAAAGGGTTGGAAGAGGGTCTCGCTGACATCAAAAAGGGAAATCTGATCTCTGAAGAGGACATCAAGAAGAAATACGGTGTTAAATGA
- a CDS encoding RNase J family beta-CASP ribonuclease, with protein sequence MEIEIIAVGGYDEVGRNMTAVRCGKEIVIFDMGLRLDQLMIHEDAEVDEMHSLDLIKIKAIPDDTVLQKVEGTVKAIVCSHGHLDHIGAIPKLAHRYKAPIISTPYATELIRQQISGEKKFGVGNKLFALNAGERYTLSQNLVLEFVRTQHSIIDTVTPVLHTPHGAIVYACDFKFDRTPVIGLPPDFARFRQLGKEGVLALIVESTYIHRPGRCPSERIARDLVRDVITSYEDDKSAILVSTFSSHISRVKTIAECAHEIGRKPVFLGRSMEKYSVTAEQMKYVSFPPTSSVFGNRRTVDRIMRRMMKEGKDKYLPIITGHQGEPGSILTRIAFGDTPYQLSKGDKVLFSANVIPNPMNVGQRYVITQHLKKAGARVFEDLHVSGHAYREDHYEFLQMLQPQHIIPAHADITMTAAYAEFAGDLGYTANQNVHPIRNGDRLRIT encoded by the coding sequence ATGGAAATAGAAATTATCGCCGTTGGCGGATATGATGAGGTGGGGCGGAACATGACTGCCGTCCGCTGCGGAAAGGAAATTGTCATCTTTGACATGGGACTCCGCCTTGACCAGCTGATGATTCACGAGGATGCTGAAGTTGACGAGATGCATTCCCTTGATCTGATCAAGATCAAGGCGATTCCGGACGACACTGTTCTGCAGAAAGTAGAAGGCACGGTTAAGGCCATTGTCTGCTCGCACGGGCACCTTGACCATATCGGGGCAATCCCGAAACTTGCGCACCGGTACAAGGCCCCCATCATCTCGACCCCCTATGCCACCGAACTTATCCGCCAGCAGATCTCCGGCGAGAAGAAATTCGGCGTGGGGAACAAACTCTTTGCACTGAATGCCGGGGAACGGTACACGCTCTCCCAGAACCTTGTCCTTGAATTCGTGCGCACTCAGCACTCGATCATCGATACCGTAACCCCTGTGCTTCATACCCCCCATGGCGCGATCGTTTACGCCTGTGACTTCAAGTTCGACCGGACGCCGGTCATCGGCCTGCCCCCGGATTTTGCCCGGTTCAGACAGCTGGGGAAAGAAGGGGTGCTCGCCCTCATCGTCGAGAGCACGTACATCCACCGGCCGGGGCGTTGCCCCAGCGAGCGGATCGCCCGTGATCTCGTGCGGGACGTTATCACCAGTTACGAGGATGACAAGAGCGCGATCCTGGTATCCACGTTCTCGTCCCATATCTCGCGGGTGAAGACCATAGCGGAATGTGCCCACGAGATCGGCAGGAAACCGGTCTTCCTCGGGCGCTCGATGGAGAAGTATTCCGTTACCGCGGAACAAATGAAATATGTCTCGTTTCCACCGACCTCAAGTGTTTTTGGGAACCGGCGGACTGTTGACCGGATTATGCGCCGGATGATGAAGGAAGGAAAAGACAAGTACCTCCCGATCATTACCGGTCACCAGGGCGAGCCCGGATCGATCCTCACCCGTATAGCATTCGGGGATACACCCTACCAGCTGAGCAAAGGCGACAAGGTGCTCTTCTCGGCAAATGTCATCCCGAACCCGATGAATGTCGGGCAGCGGTACGTCATAACCCAGCATCTCAAAAAGGCCGGCGCCCGGGTCTTCGAGGACCTGCATGTCAGCGGTCACGCGTACCGGGAAGACCATTACGAGTTCCTCCAGATGCTGCAGCCCCAGCACATCATCCCCGCCCATGCAGACATTACCATGACTGCAGCGTATGCCGAGTTTGCAGGTGATCTCGGGTATACCGCAAACCAGAATGTCCACCCTATAAGAAACGGCGACCGGCTCCGGATAACCTGA
- a CDS encoding histidine kinase N-terminal 7TM domain-containing protein, whose protein sequence is MIWQYSPYLIPCITCGFILAILGITGWFNRSCICARSYSILMIAGSIWAFCTALELSSADIQTQMLAILIEYPAMAIIPVAWLLFAFEYIGKDDWITRKNIALLCIIPIITVIAVATNEIHHLFYSTVSERIIGGFSFHIVTYGPAFWLHAVYSYTLICLTILLILQRFIFSSPVYRRQVITILIATLIPLVANLVLVFRLGPVGLIDPTPFALVISGFIILFGMIRFQLFDISPVVNEQILENMSDGIIVVDTENRIINLNSPAARFLDLPFEKALGTILTDVLSCPAPRLPISNNVHAPVEEIHDIERELDGKKEYFELRYVPLRTRSNEIKGRVILVRNITNQNQTEMALAAAREKLNLLSSFTRHDILNQVTALLLNIEIAQEEKSDPAIREWLKKQEIAVLNIQHQIEFARDYESLGVSPPQWININRTYDSLRPIMASHGISLEIMQDEIEVFGDPLIERVSFNLIDNSIQHGAHVTKIRVSHEETKDGLTLIHEDNGIGIPDSDKERIFQRGIGRDNGLGLFLIWEILAITGITIRECGVPEKGARFEVHIPQGQYRVRQKPES, encoded by the coding sequence ATGATCTGGCAATATTCCCCCTACCTGATCCCCTGCATCACATGCGGGTTTATCCTCGCAATTCTCGGCATTACCGGATGGTTTAACCGGTCCTGCATCTGTGCCCGGTCCTATTCTATCCTGATGATCGCCGGTAGTATCTGGGCATTCTGTACAGCGCTTGAACTCTCGAGTGCAGACATTCAGACCCAGATGCTTGCCATCCTCATCGAGTATCCGGCAATGGCCATTATCCCGGTCGCGTGGCTGCTCTTTGCATTCGAGTATATCGGCAAAGATGACTGGATCACGAGAAAAAACATTGCACTGCTCTGTATCATTCCCATAATAACGGTCATCGCAGTAGCAACGAATGAAATTCACCATCTGTTTTATTCAACGGTCTCGGAAAGGATCATTGGCGGGTTCTCTTTTCATATTGTTACCTACGGACCTGCATTCTGGCTCCATGCGGTCTATTCTTATACCCTTATCTGCCTCACCATCCTCCTGATACTCCAGAGATTTATTTTCTCATCACCGGTATACCGCCGCCAGGTGATAACGATCCTGATTGCAACCTTGATTCCCCTTGTGGCAAATCTTGTCCTTGTATTCAGGTTAGGTCCGGTTGGCCTCATTGATCCCACGCCGTTTGCCCTTGTGATATCCGGTTTTATTATCCTCTTTGGCATGATCCGGTTCCAGCTCTTCGACATATCCCCTGTGGTCAATGAGCAGATCCTGGAGAACATGAGCGACGGGATTATCGTTGTTGATACAGAGAACCGTATCATCAATCTTAACTCACCGGCCGCACGGTTCTTGGATCTTCCCTTTGAAAAAGCACTGGGTACCATCCTCACGGACGTCCTGTCATGTCCTGCACCCAGATTACCCATAAGCAATAATGTTCATGCACCTGTCGAGGAAATCCATGACATAGAACGCGAACTTGATGGGAAAAAAGAATATTTCGAGTTACGATATGTCCCCCTGCGCACCCGTAGTAACGAGATCAAAGGGCGTGTTATCCTGGTTCGCAATATCACAAACCAGAACCAGACCGAGATGGCACTTGCTGCAGCACGGGAGAAACTCAACCTGCTCTCCAGTTTCACCCGCCACGACATCCTGAACCAGGTGACAGCCCTGCTCCTGAATATCGAAATTGCCCAGGAAGAAAAAAGTGATCCCGCAATCCGCGAATGGCTGAAAAAACAGGAGATTGCAGTTCTGAATATCCAGCACCAGATTGAATTTGCACGGGATTACGAGAGTCTTGGTGTCAGTCCTCCGCAGTGGATCAATATCAACCGCACCTACGACTCGCTCCGCCCGATTATGGCATCCCATGGTATCTCTCTTGAGATTATGCAGGATGAGATTGAGGTATTCGGGGATCCGTTAATCGAACGGGTTTCATTCAATCTTATCGATAATTCAATACAGCATGGCGCACATGTCACGAAGATAAGGGTCTCGCATGAGGAAACAAAGGATGGCCTCACCCTTATCCATGAAGATAATGGCATTGGAATACCCGATTCCGATAAAGAGCGGATTTTCCAGCGGGGCATTGGCAGGGATAATGGCCTCGGGCTTTTCCTGATCTGGGAGATCCTGGCGATAACCGGGATAACCATCCGCGAATGTGGTGTGCCGGAGAAAGGAGCCCGGTTTGAAGTTCACATTCCGCAGGGGCAGTACAGGGTACGGCAGAAACCCGAATCCTGA
- a CDS encoding DUF5814 domain-containing protein, with translation MIADRARFRNAKKLERLAGYRLPELAFSGNMLETLCSHINYDALDYAVREQILAFFNEFLRCDCRDAPLCGCPEKKFAKKVIELRENGLDHRQIAAFLQDEYGIEVFPADLLSFLEESVHVLEAISDVARLQGNADLAKKTDEQIHLIER, from the coding sequence TTGATTGCTGACCGGGCACGATTCCGTAATGCAAAAAAACTGGAAAGACTCGCTGGCTATCGCCTGCCCGAGCTTGCGTTCTCGGGAAATATGCTCGAAACCCTCTGCTCGCATATCAATTATGATGCCCTCGATTATGCGGTCAGGGAGCAGATCCTTGCTTTTTTCAATGAATTCCTCCGGTGTGACTGCCGGGATGCCCCGCTCTGCGGGTGCCCGGAGAAAAAATTTGCCAAGAAAGTGATCGAACTCCGGGAGAATGGACTGGATCATCGCCAGATTGCAGCATTCCTGCAGGATGAATATGGGATCGAGGTTTTCCCGGCCGACCTGCTCTCCTTCCTTGAAGAATCTGTCCATGTGCTCGAAGCCATATCCGATGTCGCCCGTCTCCAGGGGAACGCTGATCTGGCAAAAAAGACCGATGAACAGATTCACCTGATCGAACGGTGA
- a CDS encoding DUF2150 family protein, with amino-acid sequence MAKKATKKIEEEPLKLFYIFYNQERWDNWLKTLSESSFDVDPKSEELPEGFRILDGFSVDITLSVLKIIKLFQNKRFSKDEAFDKLSQIEAIVMSAPPKGDLEEMVEILQLPKLALFAGCRKYMEGEFDKDIKTLVKKGRDQIEKDMELALESAANIGASVIDGAACCGKYVKDDLENPTLFDEWLIECERMNEAMTSLKNFDESTGEDD; translated from the coding sequence ATGGCGAAAAAGGCGACAAAGAAAATTGAAGAAGAACCGCTCAAGTTGTTCTACATATTCTATAACCAGGAACGCTGGGATAACTGGCTCAAGACTCTCTCTGAATCAAGTTTCGATGTTGATCCCAAGAGCGAAGAGCTGCCCGAGGGCTTCAGGATCCTTGATGGATTTTCAGTTGATATCACTCTCTCGGTACTCAAGATCATCAAGCTCTTCCAGAACAAACGGTTCAGTAAGGACGAGGCATTTGATAAGCTCTCCCAGATTGAGGCCATTGTCATGTCAGCTCCCCCGAAAGGAGATCTCGAAGAGATGGTCGAGATTCTCCAGCTTCCAAAACTGGCATTGTTTGCCGGGTGCCGGAAATATATGGAAGGGGAGTTTGACAAGGATATCAAGACGCTGGTCAAGAAAGGCCGTGACCAGATCGAGAAGGACATGGAACTGGCACTCGAATCCGCTGCCAATATCGGGGCCAGTGTCATTGACGGCGCTGCCTGCTGCGGCAAATATGTCAAAGACGATCTTGAGAACCCGACCCTCTTTGACGAATGGCTTATTGAATGTGAGCGCATGAACGAAGCCATGACATCGCTCAAGAATTTTGATGAGTCCACCGGAGAAGACGATTGA
- the thiI gene encoding tRNA uracil 4-sulfurtransferase ThiI: MIPADKGKHSEFREDILVMARYGELFLKSEPVKRHFIGMLLRNIRKALGASGITCRYETPRGRILIYGDEAKKTAAIVSRIFGIVDVSICHRSTNSLQDLSEAALSLAKVRLSAGMSFAVRAKRQHKTGLTSQELGTEIGSWVFDHIPGLVVDLDTPDYEIFVEVRDFGGLVYDERIPGPGGLPWGTQGRVLVLLSAGIDSPVASWLSMKRGCEITHLYLDAGRWAGNDVTTAAIDNHRKLSFWCAGNPVSLVIGDSEELFDRMSELKIPPRYRCVICKRFMQKVAGRLMEHEGALAVVTGENLGQVASQTLANLGVIAEAVTAPVLRPLITYDKEETITIARRIGTFEKNPGDLACRAVPNMPATAAVLDEVHEIEQKMRIGEIVLCTCSKLKFVTALDGKIVEK, translated from the coding sequence ATGATACCAGCGGATAAGGGGAAGCACTCAGAATTTCGGGAGGATATTCTCGTCATGGCGCGGTACGGGGAGCTCTTCCTCAAGAGTGAACCGGTAAAACGCCATTTTATCGGGATGCTCCTGCGCAATATCCGCAAAGCTCTTGGCGCTTCAGGTATCACCTGCCGGTATGAAACGCCCCGGGGAAGGATCCTGATCTATGGTGACGAAGCAAAAAAGACTGCAGCGATCGTATCCCGGATTTTCGGGATCGTTGATGTGAGTATCTGCCACCGGTCAACAAACTCCCTGCAGGACCTGTCAGAGGCTGCCCTCTCTCTTGCAAAAGTCCGTCTTTCTGCTGGTATGAGTTTTGCAGTACGGGCAAAACGCCAGCACAAGACCGGGCTGACCAGCCAGGAGCTGGGGACTGAGATCGGATCATGGGTTTTCGATCATATCCCGGGCCTTGTGGTGGACCTCGATACTCCGGATTACGAGATCTTTGTTGAGGTGCGGGATTTTGGTGGGCTTGTGTATGATGAACGTATACCCGGGCCCGGTGGTCTGCCCTGGGGAACGCAGGGCAGGGTCCTGGTATTGCTTTCAGCGGGCATCGACTCTCCCGTTGCCTCATGGCTCTCGATGAAACGCGGCTGCGAGATCACCCACCTGTACCTGGATGCCGGTCGGTGGGCAGGAAATGACGTGACGACGGCTGCAATCGACAACCACCGGAAACTCTCGTTCTGGTGTGCCGGAAACCCGGTATCCCTCGTAATCGGTGACAGCGAGGAATTGTTTGACCGGATGAGCGAGCTGAAGATCCCGCCGCGTTACCGCTGCGTTATCTGCAAGCGGTTCATGCAGAAAGTTGCCGGACGGCTGATGGAGCATGAAGGAGCGCTCGCGGTAGTGACCGGGGAAAATCTCGGGCAGGTTGCATCCCAGACGCTCGCAAACCTTGGCGTGATTGCCGAGGCCGTGACGGCCCCGGTCCTTCGTCCGCTCATCACGTACGATAAGGAAGAAACCATAACAATTGCACGCAGGATCGGTACGTTCGAGAAGAATCCCGGGGATCTTGCCTGCCGTGCGGTTCCGAATATGCCGGCAACAGCTGCTGTCCTTGACGAAGTACATGAGATCGAGCAGAAGATGCGAATCGGGGAGATTGTCCTTTGTACCTGCTCGAAACTGAAATTTGTTACCGCGCTTGACGGGAAGATTGTGGAAAAATAG